The genomic region CAGAACCGACTCTTGTGTTTTGAATGCATATGTCATACAACTCATCACTTTTATATCACTATTTTTGTTTTTATTGCACACACATTATAAAATGGATCACATTATTacacatatagcctacagtatatgTATGACATGCATAGAGTTCCCTGTACACAAACATTTGCACGCTTTAAAGGGAAAAATATAACAAAAATAGCTAGTGTAGATATAGTACAAATCATGCAGAACATAGTCACCACCTCTGGGATGAAGCATTTCTCAAAGCATaaagtggcaagaaaaagtatgcaaaccctttggaattatctgGATTTCTACATAAATTGGTCATGAAAttagatctgatcttcatctaaatcacaacaacaaacagacaaacaaagtctgcttaaactaataacttaaactaataacacacaaattattgtgtCTTTCTTATCTacattgaatacataatttaaacattcagtgtaggttgggaaaagtatgtgaatccccaggctaatgacttctccataATCTAAtttgagtcaggagtcagctaatgTGGAGTCCagtcaatgagacgagattggagatgttggatAGAGCTGCACTGTACTTTAAAAACCACTCAAAAAtgttgagtttgctattcacaagaaacATTGCCTATCTAtctgtgaaccatgcctcaaacaaaagagatctcagaagacccaagattaagaaatgttgacttgcataaagctgaaaagggttacaaaagtatctctaaaagccttgatgttcatcagtccacggtaagacaaattgtctatacaTGGAGAatgttcagcactgttgctactctccctaggagtttgtcctgcaaagatgactgcaagagcacagagcgctcaatgaggttaagaagaatcctggagtgtcagctaaagactaacagaaatctctggaacatgctaccATCTCTGTTGACGAATCTACGATACGGTAAACcataaacaagaatggtgttcatgggaggacagcacagaagaagccactgctgtccaaaaaaaccaTTGCTGCAtatctgaagttcgcaaaagagcatctggattttccacagtgctactggcaaaatattatgtggacagatgaaactaaagttgagttgtttgaaaggaaggaacacacaacactatgcgtggagaaaaaaaggcacatcacaccaacatcaaaacctcatcccaactgtaaagtatggtgaagggagtatcatggtttggagctgctttgctgcctcaggacctggacagcatagacggaaaaatgaattcccatgtTTATCAAGATATCTTACAGGAGAATGTTAGGcgatctgtccgccaattgaagctcaacagaagttgggtgatgcaacatgacaacgacccaaaacacaggagTAAATCaacaatggtccttctgtagctcagttggtagagcatggcgcttgtaacgccagggtagtgggttcgattcccgggaccacccatacgtagaatgtatgcacacatgactgactgtaagtcgctttggataaaagcgtctgctaaatggcatatattattatattattattattatattaacaacagaatggcttcaacagaagaaaatacgcattctggagtggcccagtcagagtcctgacctcaaccggACAGAGATGCTGTTGCATGACctcgagagcggttcacaccagacatcccaagaatattgctgaaattaaatagttttgtaaagaggaatggtccagaATTCTtcctgaccattgtgcaggtctgatctgcaactacaTGAAATGTTTcgttgaggttattgctgacaaaggagggtcaaccagttattaaatccaagggttcataTACTTGTTCCACCCTGCACAGtgaatgtttacatggtgtgttGCATAAAGACATGAaaagtataattgtttgtgtgttattagtttaagcagactgtatttgtctattgttgtgacttagatgaagatcagatcaaatttcatGACCAATTTATGgaagtccaggtaattccaaagggttttTCTTGCCATTGTATTTAGTTTAGTTGTATTCTAAAACGTGCTCAACACAGCATTGTGTTCATATTGAGACACAAATGGAGGCAATCCCTATAGTTTTGATTTTGACGAAATAGACTAGTGCAGGAGAGAAAATTCTTAgccaatattttatttttaatcctgGAGTATCAAAACAATTATTGACATTTGTTTCTAATTTATATATTATTTTAGTTGCATCAGAGTAAATACTTTATTCCAATACCTTTCCAGACGTGACTAAAGATTTCGTTTAAAATGAATTACGCACATCCTTCCTCAAGCAATACGATTGATAGAGGACATTTAAGAAGACGAGTGTTATTTTAAGTTTGTTTTAAATTAACAGTGAATTGTTCAAGCACATCAATTTCTCAATTTGTATTAATGGAAATAAGGCTATCATCGGACAATCTCGCCAGTTTTCTACAGATATATGGAGAGCACTCATGGGACACTGTTGTACAAGTTATTttcattattttatatatattttaaatgatgTTCCATATAGCCAACATCCCTAAGACTTAGGCCTAAAAATCGCAAATCGGAGTTATGACACCAAGAACGAAAAAACGAATACACATGTCAGCGAGTGATTAGCCTGTGCGTAAAAGTAGCCTAACGGTGATGCAACATCTCGCAATAACAATCTCGACCCTGTTAATTAGCTTAACAGATGCCAAATAGTTGTATTTTTTTTACAACATCATTCACCATTGTGAAACTATCTTACAGAATCTCTCATCTTGTGACATATAGTTGGTATTATATTTGGTATTTTAAAAGGCTACTTACGAAATGCTATCAAAGGAAAATACACTTTTAATTATCTGAACGCACCACAAATATTGCCCATTATTCGTGAAATAATACAACATTATTCTAGGTTATTGCAATGAAAAAAAATTGAAATGGTGAGTGGTGTTTTTAGTAATACGTTTAGATGGAAATTGCACATTCACGCGTGATTGGCGATTATTTAAAAACGGATGATGAAATAAATGTTATTTTCAAAGACAGATAGGACTATTTGGATAATAGCAAACTCACATAAATTATTTAAATCAATTTCGCAGTATTGGTAGACATTAGAAAGATACAATACTTAAAGAGAAACATACGTTTTTAATTTGAATAGATAATTAAATATGGTCATTTCCCTGCATCCCAAGAAAGATTGGTGTTGAGGGTGCTCGTGTGGCTGGTTGGAAGAAAATAATTAGGGAACTCCATGCATAAACTCCCCAAGCAATCCGATGGTCCATTCTTTCCGGAGTAAATGTGTCCGGCAGGAGATGCCTTGGATGAGGGGTACTCCTCCTGGCACCATGCATTGAACGTCACCGGGTGGGGTACCTGGTGATGCGAGTAAAAATAACTCGCTTGTCCGGATAGGAAGTTAAAGGAACAAGGGTTAGGGAGAGACAACTTGCATGGCAACGATGAAGAGGCGAATGTTGTAGCTGCGCTCATTTGGTGATGGCGACAGTACTGCGCACCTCCACCCATGCCAACATAAGACGACTCTTGGTTTGTTTGGAAGAGTCGGTCTGCCCTAGCATTTATGGCACTGACGGTGGTGTGGTGTGACCGTTGAGAAAGGATCGAGGTGGCATAGTTGGACTGATGGGGCCCTACATATGACCCTGTGCCCGGGTATGAGTGCGCAGGATGTTGAAGGTTTAGAAACGATGGCACCGGCCAATAAAATGACCCAGTGAACGCCAGCCCGGCGGCAGTGGTGGTCAAACGGGAATCCCGTTTAATTGCCAGCTTTGCCCGGGTGCCCGCCGTGGAACGGCACCGGAGTTTACCAGTTGTGCCAGCTATGAACATGTTCTCACTTGAAGGGTCAAGCATCCAGTAGTTGCCTTTGCCTGGGTCATCATAATGGCGAGGTATTTTGACAAAGCACTTGTTCAGACTCAGGTTATGTCGGATGGAATTCTGCCATCCTTGTCTATTTTCTCGATAGTAAGGGAAATGACCTATGATGAACTCATAAATGCCGTTGAGGGTAAGCCTTCGCTCCGGGCTCTGGCTAATAGCCATCATTATCAGAGCGTTATAGCTGAAAGGAGGTTTCTCCGGTTTGGCttttccctctacccctccacatgTCTTCACCTCTCCAACTCTCTCCGTATCTTCTCCGTCTTCCCTTTGGCCATTTCTGGAGACTCCTTTGTCCTCTTGGACGGCGTATTCTTTATTATCACAGTTTTTGTCTCTATGTAAATCATATTTTCCATCTTGAGCACTAACTTCTTTAGGACTAGCAGATAGCCCCGAAGAAATGTGCTTTCTGGAAAGGGGCTTGGAGCATCCGGAAAGGATCCCATCCAGTGCGGCGCCGTCGTCACTCTTCACTCCCTCTCGTCGAAACAGCAGGCTGCTCATGCTGAATGAAGACTTGTTGAAAAATCTGAGAGGGGCTTTCAAATCCTCCATATTCAACATCACCCAGTTCCCACGGTGTCCGGCAGTCTGAAGAGAAGGAACGTCTAAATCCACGAAATTAGACGCACAACGTATTAGGGTGCGAAAGACAAAATGCGCCCCTCGTGCGCTGCCAACTTCACTGACTGATCGATGAACTCACAGGTTCAATTATAACACTTCAGAGGAGTGTGACACTCAAACCTCTCACCCGAGTCTCGCCCTTTGGTACTGCCTCTCTCTACTCCTTTCCATTTGTTTACACAATAACCTAGCAAACAGCCAATCAAAGACGAATTAGGTGAAGGTAAGTAATTCAGGAGGAGGTAAACTCTTAAGGTAAGTAAACAAACAGAGAATTTAAAAGAGACATAGGCGGGGGCAGCTTGTGACGCCTAGACGTCTGCCTGCAGGGCATGCGGCTTCCCGCACAACAGTTGACAAGTAAGAATTGTTGTAACGTCAAGGCGTACAACATGAAGCTGCATTTATGTTTCATattttcctctcttttctcccccttAATCCTACACCATGCAATACAAGCGTACACTTGTTTGGAAtgttgtgcctttaaacatctcTTACAATGTTGAAACATTTACAGGTAGCTTTTCTCCCTTTGACAaattatgtttttttgtgtgtgtgtgatttgcgAAGCCATTTCAATTAAATTCCAAAAGCTTAAACTCATCCAGCACAACACAGCAAGTCAGGACAATATAATATTTTGGCCACCCCAAACTGAAGTCCCATCCAGATTTCTGTCAATAGTTAGTATTTGTTCAGCAgcatattttttttgtatttactCTATTAGTTCTTATTTCCTAGAAAACGTTATAGCCGCACACTCATAGAAAAAGGAATATAATGGTATGTGGACATTTTTATGTGAATAAACGTTATCTATTTTTCAGAATCTGTTTGCACATCAATTGCCACATCAATTTTCAGGACCGAGTTTAGGTAACCCTGCTCGTATCGGCCATGGCTACGATGTTCTGGGTAATCTCTTCCACCAGCCAATTCTCTCTGTCTTTCGAACCAGTAGCAATTGAGTCTGTGGATGATGTTATGTTCAGGGAAATTTGAGATGTTTTAGCAGCATATAGTCTCTCCCCAGGACATTCGGTGTCCCTCAAGTCTCTGTGCCCAAGTAGGATAAATACAGGGTGAAAATGTCCCTGGGAAACCCCACACTGCAGGAGATGTTTAACAGATGACTTGGCTGCTGGACTGGGGCTCTCATCTGAAACAGAGAAGCATAACCCATTGGTACCAATGCCTTACACACCGTAAGGACCGGGAGATGGAAAGTCCAATATTATGTTTTTTACTGTTGAAGTTGCCCATGAAGGCAATGGCAAAAGAGTTGTGGTTGTTGCCCTTGGTATGTGTGCCCATAACACCCCAGCCACGGCCCTCATACACTGTGCAATCTCCCCCAATAAGAAAGCTGCAAATGCCAGAAAACAGTTATTATGCATATAGTATTATCCTAAGACAATGAATGATGGAAAATACCTGGAAAGGAGAGGTCACTCACTTGTATCCAATGTCATCAAAGTTCCTATCCTGCATATGCATTCTCTGGTCCATACATTCTTGAATGCCCCCGCAATGCAGTGCTGTGTGGTGTATGACAACTCTTTGAGCAGGATACTTGAGGGTCTCCCGGCATTCAGGGGCTGCTGCTCCCCACTGTCCCCGAGTAACCACCTCTACTGAAATGCATACATATGGGTAACTAACCACAGTAAATCTGTACCATATCCAAACTGTAGACCAAACAATCAACTTTAGTTTACCCATTCATAACAAAGTATCATCAGAAATCATTACCTTTCGACAGAACTCATATAGGTACTTCCTTACCAGTGACTCTCACGTCCATGTATTATACTATCAACAATTACTTTTCATTTCGTCGCTAGAAGTCATTGAAAAGAGGCAGTTTCCTTGACGTTCCTCAGAATAAGTGACTTGTTAACAACATATTGTTAAAGggtatgtggactgtgtttctccAGTGGGTTATTACATGTTATGCGTACTTTCCTTTCATGTGCATGCCAATCATATTACTCATGCTTTCCCCAATGACACTATTACACTCGGTGGGTCTAAAACGCTTTGAAAAATACACATTTGGAAATACACTGCAGTGGCCAAACAGATATGCCTAGATACAAAAAGGGAAGTTGAAGCTACACCAATAAAGAGTAACATTTCATATGCCCAACTATAAAAGATAATACACTTTTTACCTTCTATATTTCAGCTCTTTTTTTTGGATGCAAGTGTTGCAACAGAGATCAGGTCATATGATTGCGTAACAATGGAAATTCAGGAAACATTTCAAATACACAACAGTGGCATGCAGTCTTAGAGAAGTCTTTCAATCAAGTTTTTGAAAGAAAACAGAAGCATTTCACAACAAAACTTTGTCTTATTTAATTTCAAATACATGTAAAAAGTACTAGAGCTAATACATTAACACAATTATGTCCCAACAGGTGTTCCTCCACAACATGGTAAGAAATGGCATTTAAATGGTCCATACAAATCTTAGCAGTTCCTGTACGTACACTCCAACAAGATGATGAAGATCTAACACACAAAGTTAGTATTCCTGTAAAAGTTTCTGATTTGGCAGAGTATTTTAGGCCCACACAACCACCAGTCTTTCTGTTTTCAGCAACAGTGAACCCCAGTGAGACATGGTGGACTGTTGGGCAACAGCAGAGACTGTGGATGCATACATCAgacctcctcttcatcctcctcactCTGTCCAGCGGTGTCCACAGTGAGGGGCTGTGCAGACATAGTACAGCCTCATGACATCTTGCATAGAAAATAAAGCAGTAACTTTCATATACACCACATACCAATGTCTCCATATAGCTCAGTGGAGTCTATAATACTCTAGTATTTCTAGATTTACCAACTATTTGGGGACAGTGGGTGTTCTATGATTAGCAACGTACCTCAGCCTTCATACTGTGTGACTGGAAAAACACTGCCACCTTGTGACCGCACttgaaaagagagggaagagatcaATATTTTAGATTTATCTggaagggagatacctagtcaattgtacaactgaatgcattcacaTGTAATGTATCTTCCGCatataacccaacccctctgaatcagagaggtgcgggggctgccataatcgacatccacgtcttctgcgcccggggaacagtgggttaactgccttgctcaggggcagaatgacagatttctaccttgtcagctgaCATTATTTTGAAATGATAGAGATAGTTTGTGAATATAAATAGTGTGGAGAAATTGCCTGGTTTCAGAGAGCtaggggagggagatagagaatgAGGGTTTGTTTGAGTGTGGTTGTGTTGGCCACCCTCACTTTGGGCAAGGGTGATCCTCTGTCTGAGGTAGCGTTGGATCCTGGAACACATCTGCAATGATCTGCTCAGCtcactgaggagagaag from Oncorhynchus keta strain PuntledgeMale-10-30-2019 chromosome 18, Oket_V2, whole genome shotgun sequence harbors:
- the LOC118397514 gene encoding peptidoglycan recognition protein-like: MHMQDRNFDDIGYNFLIGGDCTVYEGRGWGVMGTHTKGNNHNSFAIAFMGNFNNESPSPAAKSSVKHLLQCGVSQGHFHPVFILLGHRDLRDTECPGERLYAAKTSQISLNITSSTDSIATGSKDRENWLVEEITQNIVAMADTSRVT